One Desulfomonile tiedjei genomic window, TCAGTGACCGCACGCGTCATCGGAATGTCGTAGCCGTCCTTTGTTCCGTCCGCGTCCATGCTGGTCAAGAGGATTTCACCCGCGCCAAGTTCTTCGACTTTCCTGGCCCATTCCAGACAATCGACACCTGTCATGGTCCGTCCGCCGTGTATGGAGATCTCGTAACCCGACGGGGTCTTGCCCGTTTTCTTGCCGTCAATAGCGACCACAATGCACTGGCTGCCGAACATGAAAGAAGATTTACGAATAATCTCCGGATCCTGAACCGCGGCCGTGTTCAGAGAAACTTTGTCCGCTCCGGCATTCAGTAGTTCCCTTATATCGTCGGTTGAACGAATCCCGCCGCCCACGGTGAGCGGCATAAAGACCTGCTCTGCGGTCCGCGCCACCACGTCCAGGATTATTTTGCGCTTTTGATGCGAAGCGGTAATGTCCAGAAAAACAAGTTCATCAGCGCCTTCTCCGTCGTAGTAACGGGCGTTTTCCACGGGATCTCCCGCATCGCGCAGATTCACGAAATTAACACCTTTGACGACTCGGCCGTCCTTGACGTCCAGGCACGGAATAATTCTTTTAGCGAGCATTGGCTTCTTCCGCAAGTCTGATAGCTTCTCTCAGATCGACTTTCCCTTCGTACAGCGCTCTGCCGATAATTATGCCCATTACCCCGTCTTTTGCAAGAGGCAGGACGGCAGCCACATCATCTAAACCGGAAATCCCGCCTGAAAGGATGACCGGCGCCGCGACGCTCCGAGCGAATTCTCCGGTGGCCTCCGCGTTTGGACCTTGCATCATACCGTCTTTGTCAATGTCCGTATAGATGAAAGCGACGGGTGGAACAGCTTTATACTGCAAAGCCAATTCAACAGCCGTGACATCAGCGGACTCGGTCCATCCCTCCACTGCGACTTTCCCGGAACGGGCGTCAATGCCGATGGCAACTTGATTCGGAAACCTGGAGATGAGATCCTTTACGGTTTCCGGTTCTTTTGCAGCTATGGTGCCTAGTATTACGCAGCTAATCCCTGCGTCCAAGTACATGGCGATCGTAGTCGCGGATCTGATTCCGCCTCCGAGTTGTATTGGAACGCGCACCGCTTCAGCGATTTGCTTGACTGTTCGGAGGTTGGCCGGTTTGCCACCGACCGACCCATCGAGGTCCACCACGTGTATCCTGGACGCTCCCAGCTCTTCCCAGCGCCGCGCTTGCGCGGCGGGATCTTCGTTGAAGACGGTTGACAACTCCATCTTGCCCTGGCGCAGGCGCACACATTTGCCGTCTTTAAGGTCAATTGCCGGAATGATGATCATAGCTTTTTTGTCGCGGTTCTCTTCTCTTGGAGTTTTGGTGTTTCAACCAACGCCCTGCGCAAAGGGCGATTCGCCCGGCGAGGATGGCGGGGGACGGTCGCGTTGGAGGCCCGGCCGGATAGAATATAGCGCCCGGTCTTATACCGGTTGTCTGAATTCTTTTCCGAATCACATCCGGGGCCTTGTTCAAAGCCATCGATTCGACACCATCCGACTGCCACCACATTGGCGCGCAAAGCCCCATAGGCGTTAACTTTAGTTCCTAATCTCTTACGTCTCGGAAGGACGAGACGAAAGTGGCCGGGCGATTCAGGAACTGTCTCAAAACCCCAAAATGGATACATTTCCGGGTAGGGGCGCTTCGAGAAGCGCCCTGATTTCGGGCGGTTCCCGAACCGCCCCTACCGGCCGGCCGATGAAATCCTCAGTTCTGAGACAGTTTCTTCATAGCCGGGAAAGCGGACGAAAACGACCCGTAGTCCCGGCAGGGACGGCCGATCCAATGGCTGGAAAGCGTGGCCATCAGCCGTCCCTGCCGGGACTGAAAAACCTTCTGATTTGCCCGAGTAACCGGCGATAAATCGCCGGCCTACCACCATGTGTTCCTCCGGAACACGGGGAAATATGACTCTTGAGTTGGCGCCTATGGGGCAAAACTCGCCGATGGTTGCGGCAATAGACTCGGCTGGACCACGTTATCGGACATTGGCTTTGGCAACTGTTATAAAACCAATGCCCTCGAAGCTTCCCCCAGCCGGTGTACTGGTCGTTCGG contains:
- the hisF gene encoding imidazole glycerol phosphate synthase subunit HisF translates to MLAKRIIPCLDVKDGRVVKGVNFVNLRDAGDPVENARYYDGEGADELVFLDITASHQKRKIILDVVARTAEQVFMPLTVGGGIRSTDDIRELLNAGADKVSLNTAAVQDPEIIRKSSFMFGSQCIVVAIDGKKTGKTPSGYEISIHGGRTMTGVDCLEWARKVEELGAGEILLTSMDADGTKDGYDIPMTRAVTDIVGIPVIASGGAGTAEHLKDAIVKANADAVLAASIFHYREIPILELKRYLLSEGIPVRLQD
- the hisA gene encoding 1-(5-phosphoribosyl)-5-[(5-phosphoribosylamino)methylideneamino]imidazole-4-carboxamide isomerase, which translates into the protein MIIIPAIDLKDGKCVRLRQGKMELSTVFNEDPAAQARRWEELGASRIHVVDLDGSVGGKPANLRTVKQIAEAVRVPIQLGGGIRSATTIAMYLDAGISCVILGTIAAKEPETVKDLISRFPNQVAIGIDARSGKVAVEGWTESADVTAVELALQYKAVPPVAFIYTDIDKDGMMQGPNAEATGEFARSVAAPVILSGGISGLDDVAAVLPLAKDGVMGIIIGRALYEGKVDLREAIRLAEEANAR